A window of the Pongo abelii isolate AG06213 chromosome 10, NHGRI_mPonAbe1-v2.0_pri, whole genome shotgun sequence genome harbors these coding sequences:
- the UNG gene encoding uracil-DNA glycosylase (The RefSeq protein has 1 substitution compared to this genomic sequence) has protein sequence MGVFCLGPWGLGRKLRTPGKGPLQLLSRLCGDPLQAIPTKKAPAGQEESGTPPSSPLSAEQLDRIQRNKAAALLRLAARNVPVGFGESWKKHLSGEFGKPYFIKLMGFVAEERKHYTVYPPPHQVFTWTQMCDIKDVKVVILGQDPYHGPNQAHGLCFSVQRPVPPPPSLENIYKELSTDIEGFVHPGHGDLSGWAKQGVLLLNAVLTVRAHQANSHKERGWEQFTDAVVSWLNQNSNGLVFLLWGSYAQKKGSAIDR, from the exons ATGGGCGTCTTCTGCCTTGGGCCGTGGGGGTTGGGCCGGAAGCTGCGGACGCCTGGGAAGGGGCCGCTGCAGCTCTTGAGCCGCCTCTGCGGGGACCCCTTGCAGGCCATCCCAGCCAAGAAGGCCCCGGCTGGGCAGGAGGAGTCCGGGACGCCGCCCTCCTCGCCGCTGAGTGCCGAGCAGTTGGACCGGATCCAGAGGAACAAGGCCGCGGCCCTGCTCAGACTCGCGGCCCGCAACGTGCCCGTGGGCTTTGGAGAGAGCTGGAAGAAGCACCTCAGCGGGGAGTTCGGGAAACCGTATTTTATCAAG CTAATGGGATTTGttgcagaagaaagaaagcatTACACTGTTTATCCACCCCCACACCAAGTCTTCACCTGGACCCAGATGTGTGACATAAAAGAT GTGAAGGTTGTCATCCTGGGACAGGATCCATATCATGGACCTAATCAAGCTCACGGGCTCTGCTTTAGTGTTCAGAGGCCTGTTCCGCCTCCGCCCAG TTTGGAGAACATTTATAAAGAGCTGTCTACAGACATAGAGGGTTTTGTTCATCCTGGCCATGGAGATTTATCTGGGTGGGCCAAGCAAG GTGTTCTCTTACTCAACGCTGTCCTCACTGTTCGGGCCCATCAAGCCAACTCTCATAAGGAGCGAGGCTGGGAGCAATTCACCGATGCAGTTGTGTCCTGGCTAAATCAGAACTCGAATGGCCTTGTTTTCTTGCTCTGGGGCTCTTATGCTCAGAAGAAGGGCAGTGCCATCGATagg tag